From Trichoderma atroviride chromosome 1, complete sequence, one genomic window encodes:
- a CDS encoding uncharacterized protein (EggNog:ENOG41), protein MLRYVGLGIATPTHGAPFSNASISSNPIWTRDDDFDESDLSFITKLAAVGDSYSAGIGAGDRLGTILNALDPHSDWACSRYDHSYPYLINTDSRLGDPSTRKFQFQSCSGAVTSDVTENQIPRIDSNQQVILLSAGGNDAELVAALNQCIFQWAVLNEGQVTLAKLAAATKNLDWAGDYDWDALGRGCEAQLERSQTIINSQEFSSSLDSVLSAAKAKLAPEYSKFFAEDLSSDCDNVSWSTWIYKAVNIFQEEQYLTTAHRSMMNDLVDAMNSKLAAAVQRAGPMVTFVNYDQYVGKWGGRFCEDGVDESTSESNTRTGLMFYELNTWDPFGSAPWKRSNDDPLNGTFHGEQEVFAQITLLLDPKATLSQQEATNATNTTNAELKLAIQSNGTRPVENFEIPEVQVPNLLPDGYGRVFHPQILLHQIIANLVIYRMVERNELAHGDPAIPEMRTIDSCAITSPEGVDILQYRNSTPGVLVKSSTELRILCVGDSITVGLLDDKNGGDGNGYRLELRNDLSNDKVVFAGTETSDGSMNDGYFAAWSGKTIKYIADHVGPSLEQRPNIILLHAGTNDMNPDSTISTEGNDPQGAANRLGDLVDQMARQCPDAIILVAMIVNTCDPNQSQRTKEYQALVPGVVRQRRNRGLHVIAVDFTTFPISLLQDCIHPTNDGYKKFGDYWYDFITQIPKDWINDPVGYDPVRGEGISANGGIDTNISLPDWGIDQVKPASPLVVQLTFDLAPKNNDTQCNANPTFNATGQISLGVGHNGDWKFHKNWTAAGKLADGFGLDPRYVSLHDMNGDGKADYVWLNPQTGELRCWLNNLPKPWSPAGANNGTNNSIILAGEGPANTIYIADMNGDGMEDYLVVDPNTGGIKIWWNYGPDTSWLNGWKFVEGGQITAGFPHANLETLRFPDINGDGRADYVYIGEGGSLRNFLNIGRVGEQSVSFYDKGGIASGATSNITKLVFADMNGDGRDDYLIWDDDGGLTGFLNQPTRDEGVPLYIDQGAAKSISDGISQDPTSIRLADMDGDGKDDYIHIDGNGGLTVWYNHGSGDTSMLTDSIHFARFFDGGVRIILDLTTQYGNILTASQPENLIWLDPDTGAPYVYNNSGPANVYPHGYTWTALNSNKSLASGEAPASNVHFGDIDGDGIDDYLVTDPKTGELTAYLNEGASSANQDNWLFKPIGSIASGLGPGANVRFADIDGDGRDDYIYLHPNGSTTIYRNMYSRDKPGPYYVPMPEADASATLQRPADISFHDINHDGRADYVYTTAVTGEVLVWLNNYPNLPTWLPQGMIYGPLSTSGHNIRFGELTSSGFPDLVAFNPVSGAFAGWLNICPDGHSSPRPSLHLPPPGAACTHDADCRDMRVFV, encoded by the exons ATGTTACGATATGTTGGCTTAGGAATTGCTACACCTACCCATGGGGCCCCATTCAGCAATGCATCAATATCTTCGAATCCGATTTGGACGCGagatgatgattttgatgaATCTGACCTTTCCTTCATTACAAAACTTGCCGCAGTTGGAGATTCCTACTCGGCCGGCATCGGTGCTGGTGACCGACTTGGGACCATTCTTAACGCTCTAGATCCCCATAGTG ACTGGGCTTGCAGTCGCTACGACCACTCGTATCCCTATCTCATCAATACTGACAGCAGGCTGGGAGACCCTTCCACGAGAAAATTCCAGTTTCAGTCTTGCTCTGGAGCGGTCACTTCTGATGTAACAGAAAACCAAATCCCTCGTATTGATTCAAATCAACAGGTCATTTTGCTCTCAGCTG GTGGAAATGACGCCGAACTCGTGGCTGCTTTGAACCAGTGCATCTTTCAGTGGGCTGTTCTGAACGAGGGCCAAGTCACATTAGCTAAATTGGCAGCGGCGACCAAGAACCTTGATTGGGCTGGTGACTATGACTGGGATGCCTTGGGTCGCGGTTGTGAGGCACAGTTAGAACGCTCACAGACGATCATTAACAGCCAAGAGTTTAGTTCCAGTCTTGATTCTGTTTTGAGTGCAGCAAAGGCGAAACTAGCCCCAGA GTACTCCAAGTTCTTTGCTGAGGATTTAAGTTCAGATTGCGATAATGTCAGCTGGTCGACATGGATATAT AAAGCAGTCAACATATTTCAAGAGGAGCAGTATCTCACTACGGCGCACCGCTCAATGATGAATgatcttgttgatgccaTGAACTCCAAATTA GCAGCGGCTGTGCAGAGAGCAGGTCCGATGGTGACATTTGTCAACTATGACCAGTACGTCGGGAAATGGGGTGGGCGATTCTGTGAggacggcgtcgacgagtCCACATCGGAGAGCAATACACG AACTGGCTTGATGTTTTATGAGCTTAACACCTGGGATCCTTTTGGATCTGCTCCGTGGAAACGCAGCAATGACGACCCTCTGAATGGAACATTCCATGGTGAACAAGAAGTCTTTGCCCAGATcacgcttcttcttgatccAAAAGCTACATTATCCCAACAAGAGGCTACTAATGCTACCAATACTACTAATGCCGAGTTGAAGCTAGCAATCCAGTCAAACGGGACCAGACCCGTTGAAAATTTTGAAATACCAGAAGTCCAAGTCCCCAACCTTTTGCCTGATGG TTATGGGCGAGTCTTTCACCCCCAGATCTTGCTTCACCAGATCATTGCCAACCTTGTTATATACCGCATGGTTGAACGGAATGAACTAGCCCATGGAGACCCAGCTATTCCAGAAATGAGAACAATAGACTCATGCGCAATTACTTCACCAGAAGGCGTTGATATTCTGCAATATCGTAATTCTACGCCTGGTGTTCTCGTCAAATCAAGCACAGAGCTCAGAATCCTCTGTGTTGGTGATTCGATTACCGTTGGACTTCTTGACGACAAGAATGGAGGAGACGGCAATGGTTATCGGCTTGAGCTGCGCAATGATCTCTCCA ACGACAAGGTTGTTTTTGCTGGTACCGAGACTTCTGATGGTTCAATGAATGATGGATATTTT GCTGCGTGGTCTGGAAAGACTATCAAGTACATCGCAGATCATGTTGGCCCATCTCTGGAACAGCGGCCAAATATCATTCTTCTCCACGCGGGAACGAATGACATGAATCCAGATAGTACAATATCGACAGAAGGTAATGATCCACAAGGAGCTGCGAATCGTCTCGGTGATCTGGTTGACCAAATGGCTCGCCAATGCCCTGACGCAATCATTCTTGTTGCTATGATTGTCAACACATGCGACCCTAACCAATCCCAACGCACCAAAGAATACCAGGCTCTTGTGCCGGGTGTTGTAAGACAGCGTCGCAACCGTGGCTTGCATGTGATTGCTGTCGACTTCACTACCTTTCCCatcagccttcttcaagattgTATCCATCCCACCAACGATGGATACAAGAAATTTGGTGACTACTGGTATGACTTCATCACTCAGATACCAAAAGATTGGATCAATGATCCCGTTGGATATGATCCGGTTCGAGGCGAAGGGATCAGCGCGAATGGTGGTATTGATACAAATATTTCGCTTCCAGACTGGGGGATCGATCAGGTTAAGCCAGCATCGCCGCTGGTCGTTCAGCTGACATTTGATCTGGCCCCCAAAAATAACGACACTCAATGTAACGCCAACCCTACTTTCAATGCAACTGGCCAGATTTCCCTTGGGGTAGGTCACAATGGAGATTGGAAGTTCCATAAGAATTGGACAGCGGCGGGGAAGCTTGCCGATGGATTTGGACTTGATCCTAGATATGTCAG CCTGCACGATATGAATGGTGATGGGAAAGCAG ACTACGTTTGGCTGAATCCCCAGACTGGCGAGTTAAGATGCTGGCTAAACAATCTTCCCAAGCCTTGGTCACCAGCTGGAGCCAATAATGGAACCAATAATAGCATTATTTTAGCAGGTGAAGGCCCAGCAAATACGATTTACATTGCG GACATGAATGGAGATGGT ATGGAAGACTACTTGGTGGTTGACCCGAACACTGGTGGCATCAAAATTTGGTGGAACTACGGTCCTGATACGAGCTGGTTAAACGGATGGAAATTTGTCGAAGGTGGTCAAATAACAGCAGGATTTCCTCATGCCAACCTCGAGACTCTAAGATTTCCAGATATCAATGGTGATGGGAGAGCGGATTACGTCTATATAGGCGAAGGCGGTTCTTTGAGAAACTTTTTGAACATTGGAAGAGTTGGCGAACAATCCGTCTCCTTCTACGACAAAGGCGGCATAGCAAGTGGCGCTACGTCAAACATCACCAAATTGGTTTTCGCAGAT ATGAATGGAGACGGCCGTGATG ACTACTTGATAtgggatgatgatggtggcctCACCGGCTTTCTCAACCAGCCCACGCGGGATGAAGGTGTTCCTCTTTATATCGACCAAGGCGCTGCAAAGTCTATTTCGGATGGTATTTCCCAAGACCCAACATCTATAAGGCTTGCTGACATGGATGG TGACGGTAAAGACGACTACATCCATAtagatggcaatggcggcctTACAGTGTGGTATAATCATGGAAGTGGAGACACAAGCATGCTTACCGATAGCATCCACTTCGCGAGGTTCTTTGATGGTGGCGTAAGGATAATCCTTGATCTTACCACTCAGTACGGAAACATTCTGACAGCTTCACAGCCTGAAAATCTTATTTGGCTTGACCCAGACACAGGAGCTCCTTATGTTTA CAACAACTCTGGTCCAGCTAACGTATATCCTCACGGATATACGTGGACTGCCTTGAACAGCAACAAATCTCTTGCATCTGGAGAAGCTCCGGCATCAAATGTTCATTTTGGCGATATAGATGG AGATGGGATAGACGACTATCTTGTTACTGATCCCAAAACAGGAGAGCTCACAGCCTATTTGAACGAGGGGGCTTCCTCGGCAAATCAGGATAACTGGTTATTTAAGCCCATTGGTTCTATTGCTTCAGGCCTCGGTCCTGGCGCCAATGTCCGCTTTGCAGACATCGACGGGGATGGT CGCGACGATTACATCTACCTTCATCCTAATGGAAGCACAACAATATATCGTAACATGTACAGTCGCGATAAACCTGGTCCATATTACGTCCCCATGCCTGAGGCGGACGCTTCCGCAACCCTCCAACGACCCGCGGATATCAGTTTCCATGACATTAATCA tgaTGGAAGGGCCGATTACGTGTATACAACCGCCGTAACCGGCGAAGTTTTAGTTTGGTTGAACAACTACCCAAACTTACCAACGTGGCTTCCCCAAGGCATGATATATGGCCCTCTATCCACTTCTGGACACAACATTAGATTTGGCGAGCTTACAAGCTCGGGATTCCCCGACCTTGTGGCCTTTAACCCGGTTTCGGGGGCGTTTGCGGGGTGGCTCAACATCTGTCCCGATGGTCACAGttctccaaggccaagtctgCATCTTCCGCCGCCAGGAGCAGCATGTACCCATGATGCCGACTGTA GGGACATGCGAGTGTTTGTCTGA
- a CDS encoding uncharacterized protein (TransMembrane:1 (o20-42i)), translating to MEYVEHRMNDEAAKDVASASLVSPLNILLVSIILYTAYTTFFSKSAAPQLPKPPPPTVFKIYNPHTLLPFNGADNAPVFMAIRGAVYDVSRGRNFYGPGGPYANFAGRDASRGLACGSFDEDMLTKDLDGPLDTLADLGAEEMEALRGWEERFTEKYDVIGKFVSMKEFEALNSKE from the exons ATGGAATACGTCGAGCACCGCATGAACGacgaggccgccaaagacgtcgCCAG cgccagcctcgtctcGCCCCTCaacatcctcctcgtctccatcatcctcTATACAGCCTACacaaccttcttctccaaatcCGCCGCCCCGCAACTCCCCAAGCCGCCCCCTCCCACCGTCTTCAAAATCTACAACCCGCACACCCTCCTGCCCTTCAACGGCGCCGACAACGCCCCCGTCTTCATGGCCATCCGCGGCGCCGTCTACGACGTCTCGCGCGGCCGCAATTTCTACGGCCCCGGCGGCCCTTACGCAAACTTCGCGGGCAGGGACGCCAGCCGCGGCTTGGCGTGCGGCAGCTTCGACGAGGACATGCTGACAAAGGACCTGGACGGGCCGCTGGACACGCTGGCGGATCTGGGcgcggaggagatggaggcgctgAGGGGCTGGGAGGAGCGCTTTACGGAGAAGTATGATGTGATTGGCAAGTTTGTGTCGATGAAGGAGTTTGAGGCGCTGAACAGCAAGgagtga
- a CDS encoding uncharacterized protein (BUSCO:EOG092D0PA5), translating to MRKCLDTPGKLMDALKCCSTLVSELRTSSLGPKQYYELYMAIFDALRFLAVHLRENHPVNHLADLYELVQYAGNIIPRLYLMVTVGTAYMSIPEAPVKELMKDMMDMSRGVQHPIRGLFLRYYMSGQARDFLPTGTGDGPEGNLNDSINFILTNFVEMNKLWVRLQHQGHSREREQRIRERQELQLLVGSNIVRLSQLVDLEAYKTGILAPLLEQVVQCRDVLAQEYLLEVITQVFPDEFHLHTLDQFLGAVSRLNPHVNVKAIVIGLMDRLSEYAEREGASEKGPDQEKAEAEALANLLEKVQLQKEAEPPVAQPAPEQPSVEESSDKVTEEADQEQVPEEGEAAAAAEPVSGETDTAAPADETAPSVAETETTAVNGQEGETSKDVQLYEVFFTQVKNLVEAQHLPIQDTIALLVSLCNLALNNYPERLDYVDQILAYATAKTKENINNADLHSAQAQQSLLALLQAPLNRYVSIFTALSLPTYVPLFQAQSYPTRRAVAGGIIRGLLKDQTKISKTSQLEHVLDVLSVLIKEGTQSPQGYAGATQRRAVETDETLEEQGWLARMVHLLQGEDNDTQFKLLQLTRKAFSDGNDRIRTTTPPLITACLKLARKFKTREHFDDNWETQINALFKFIHSAISTLYTRVTGTGVAELALRLFCSAGQTADLTGFEEVAYEFYAQAFTAYEESISDSKAQFQAVCVIASSLHQTRGFGKENYDTLITKCAQHGSKLLRKPDQCRAVYLASHLWWATPVAVNGETEETELYRDGKRVLECLQRALRVADSCMETATSIELFVEILDRYVYYFDQQNEAVTTKYLNGLIELIHSNLAGNQQESASIETSKKHFHQTLENIKSRQYEGVVLYPS from the exons ATGCGGAAATGCCTCGATACGCCCGGAAAGCTCATGGACGCTCTGAAGTGCTG CTCGACACTGGTCTCCGAGCTCCGGAcgagcagccttggcccgAAGCAGTATTATGAGCTCTACATGGCCATATTCGACGCCCTGCGCTTCCTGGCGGTCCATCTGCGAGAGAACCATCCTGTTAACCACTTGGCCGATCTCTACGAATTGGTTCAATATGCCGGAAACATTATCCCGAGGCTGTATCTCATGGTCACTGTCGGAACGGCATACATGTCCATACCTGAAGCGCCGGTAAAGGAGCTGATGAAGGATATGATGGATATGAGCCGCGGTGTTCAGCACCCTATTCGCGGACTGTTCCTCCGATATTACATGTCTGGGCAAGCTAGAGACTTTCTCCCCACTGGCACCGGCGACGGCCCAGAGGGTAACCTGAACGACTCGATCAACTTCATCCTAACCAACTTTGTGGAAATGAACAAATTATGGGTTCGTTTACAGCACCAAGGACACTCGCGcgagagagagcagaggaTCCGGGAAAGGCAGGAACTACAGCTTCTTGTGGGAAGCAACATTGTCCGCCTGAGCCAGCTGGTTGATCTGGAGGCCTACAAGACTGGCATTCTTGCGCCTCTATTGGAGCAGGTTGTGCAATGCCGAGACGTTTTGGCCCAGGAGTATCTTTTGGAGGTCATCACACAGGTCTTCCCCGACGAGTTCCACCTACACACCCTGGACCAGTTCCTCGGCGCCGTATCGAGACTAAACCCCCACGTGAATGTCAAGGCTATTGTTATTGGTCTCATGGACCGTCTATCCGAATATGCTGAACGTGAGGGGGCCAGTGAGAAGGGACCTGATCAGGAGAaggctgaggccgaggcATTGGCCAATCTACTTGAGAAAGTGCAGCTTCAGAAGGAGGCCGAGCCGCCAGTCGCTCAGCCAGCCCCTGAACAACCGTCTGTCGAGGAGTCAAGCGACAAGGTCACCGAGGAGGCTGATCAGGAACAAGTACCAGAGGAAggtgaagcagcagcagcagccgagcCCGTATCTGGCGAAACGGATACTGCCGCTCCGGCAGATGAGACAGCGCCCTCAGTTGCCGAGACGGAAACAACGGCAGTCAATGGACAAGAGGGCGAAACTTCCAAGGACGTACAGCTCTACGAAGTCTTCTTCACACAGGTCAAGAATCTTGTTGAAGCTCAGCATCTCCCCATCCAAGATACCATTGCGCTGTTGGTATCCCTCTGTAACTTGGCGCTGAACAACTATCCAGAGCGCCTTGACTATGTGGATCAGATTTTGGCTTACGCCACGGCGAAGACGAAAGAGAACATCAACAATGCCGATCTTCACTCCGCTCAGGCTCAGCAGAGCCTCCTTGCTCTACTGCAGGCACCTCTCAACCGCTACGTATCAATATTCACCGCCTTATCTCTTCCAACATACGTGCCTCTGTTCCAAGCTCAGTCATACCCAACTCGCCGCGCTGTTGCTGGTGGTATCATCCGCGGCCTTTTGAAAGACCAGACCAAGATTTCCAAAACGAGCCAGCTGGAACATGTGCTCGATGTTCTATCGGTACTTATCAAGGAGGGAACACAATCACCACAAGGCTACGCCGGAGCTACTCAGCGACGAGCCGTGGAGACCGATGAGACTCTTGAGGAGCAAGGATGGCTAGCAAGAATGGTGCACCTGCTGCAGGGCGAGGACAATGATACGCAGTTCAAGCTCTTGCAGCTGACACGCAAAGCATTTTCGGATGGCAACGATCGCATTCGAACAACCACGCCACCGCTGATAACAGCATGCTTGAAGCTGGCCAGGAAGTTCAAGACTCGGGAGCATTTTGATGACAACTGGGAGACGCAGATTAATGCCCTCTTCAAATTCATCCACTCTGCGATTAGCACGCTTTACACCCGTGTAACCGGTACAGGCGTGGCTGAGCTGGCTCTGCGTTTGTTCTGTTCTGCGGGACAGACTGCAGACCTGACCGGATTTGAGGAAGTGGCATATGAGTTTTATGCGCAGGCATTTACAGCTTACGAGGAGTCCATTTCTGACTCCAAAGCCCAGTTTCAGGCTGTCTGTGTCATTGCCAGCTCACTTCACCAAACCCGCGGCTTTGGCAAGGAGAATTACGACACGTTAATCACCAAGTGCGCACAGCACGGCAGCAAACTGCTGCGGAAACCAGATCAATGCCGAGCAGTGTACCTGGCCAGTCACCTGTGGTGGGCAACTCCCGTTGCTGTGAATGGCGAAACAGAAGAGACAGAG CTCTACCGTGACGGCAAGCGAGTTCTGGAGTGCTTACAACGGGCTCTTCGTGTGGCCGATTCGTGCATGGAGACGGCGACGTCGATTGAACTCTTTGTTGAGATTTTGGACCGCTACGTCTACTACTTTGATCAACAGAATGAAGCA GTGACCACGAAGTACTTGAATGGTCTTATCGAGTTGATCCACTCAAATCTGGCAGGCAATCAGCAAGAGTCGGCTTCAATCGAAACCAGCAAGAAACACTTTCATCAAACTCTTGAGAATATCAAATCTAGGCAGTATGAGGGAGTTGTTTTATACCCAAGTTAG
- a CDS encoding uncharacterized protein (MEROPS:MER0015691~TransMembrane:1 (i182-205o)), giving the protein MPSEKVPFYDPVPPTYDEALAGSSRNWMPPPPTRDPIDERNATEIESQSLLPRSGENSQGSRRPNGYRPPTVESDEEDDLWNSDSDADETNQVRREMEELEIEEPNRTGGSSLWGKRIGFKLSLPAWKWSWRLRMPRFRIQLPQRASPSAGSSPDDEAVDTDDLDNVRSWMQDFAFPKVNSMMVLVTFARLLALAIVIGFMYFLFASGMLTGLTNGVNNGGLRFDPEDLRVHLQRTVDPRRMRAAVKIFSSYAHIAGTEGDYATALDVEAMFNKAGLDVVQKDDYYVYLNYPREDGRAVQIMDDKGENAIWTAALEEVERGGETAGKQTPAFHGHSKAGDVKGPLIYANYGSREDYQKIKDMGIKTEGAIALVRYYGTQTDRALKVKGAELAGFAGCIIYSDPADDGFLKGDVAPGGRYMPEDGVQRGAVSLMSWVVGDVLTPGWESKKEVPRVKLSEAKGLVQIPSLPLAWRDAQILLQHLQGFGQKVPDAWKGGVPEVGEWWTGNSSSPIVRLKNEQDENEKQPIWNVYGKITGMEQSAKSIILGNHRDAWSFGATDPHTGTAIMIEMARIFGDLVGRGWRPLRSIEFMSWDAEEYNLIGSTEFVEKNVDSLRENAFAYINLDTVVSGPEFRASGSPPLQKSLFRAMNRVTDPNFNTTLKDLWDRRGAKLEGLGAGSDYVAFQDIAGTSSIDLEFGGEPFPYHSSYDNFELMEQVIDPDFTYHGLLAQVVGLLLLDLADRPILPFDMVNYGRNLQAWIGDLESWAKKEEEKKNKKDVLKFEDLKDAAATVSAKAEQFSKWEAEWDRMVHRSGGWETQELGGKRIAYNNKMGYFESMLLDLEFGGGIPNRTQFKHVVYGPQLWSGYDEAFFPAIRDLVDAELWDGANSYINKTATLMMEAASILVI; this is encoded by the exons ATGCCTTCGGAAAAGGTACCGTTCTACGACCCGGTGCCGCCGACGTACGATGAGGCACTGGCCGGTAGCAGTCGTAACTGGATGCCGCCACCACCCACGAGAGATCCCATCGACGAGCGCAACGCGACCGAGATCGAATCGCAATCACTGCTGCCGCGCTCCGGCGAAAACTCACAAGGCTCTAGACGGCCTAATGGCTACCGCCCGCCGACGGTAGAAtcagacgaggaggatgaccTATGGAACAGCGACAGCGATGCCGACGAGACGAATCAGGTGCGCcgcgagatggaggagctggagattgaGGAGCCAAATCGCACAGGAGGAAGTTCATTATGGGGGAAGCGGATAGGGTTCAAGCTGTCGCTGCCGGCGTGGAAATGGTCGTGGCGGTTAAGGATGCCTCGGTTCCGCATCCAGCTGCCGCAGCGGGCGTCGCCATCGGCGGGCTCGTCtcccgacgacgaggcggTCGACACGGACGATCTCGATAATGTGAGGTCATGGATGCAAGATTTCGCCTTCCCCAAGGTCAACAGCATGATGGTGCTGGTCACGTTTGCGCGGTTATTGGcgctcgccatcgtcatcggcTTCATGTACTTCCTCTTTGCGAGCGGCATGCTGACCGGCCTGACGAATGGCGTCAACAACGGAGGCCTGCGCTTCGACCCGGAGGACCTTCGAGTCCATTTACAGCGAACCGTCGATCCCAGGAGAATGCGCGCCGCCGTAAAGATCTTTTCGAGCTACGCACATATTGCCGGCACCGAGGGCGACTATGCGACGGCACTCGATGTGGAGGCAATGTTCAACAAGGCTGGGCTGGATGTGGTGCAAAAGGACGACTACTACGTATATCTCAACTACCCGCGCGAAGACGGCCGAGCCGTGCAGATTATGGACGACAAGGGCGAGAATGCGATTTGGACGGCTGCGCTGGAGGAAGTTGAACGTGGCGGAGAGACGGCTGGGAAACAGACCCCGGCGTTTCACGGACACTCCAAGGCTGGCGATGTTAAAGGCCCGCTGATTTACGCAAATTACGGATCAAGGGAAGACTATCAGAAGATTAAGGATATGGGTATCAAGACAGAAGGAGCGATTGCTCTTGTTAGATACTACGGCACGCAGACGGATCGAGCCCTGAAAGTCAAGGGAGCCGAGTTGGCGGGCTTCGCAGGATGTATAATTTATAGCGATCCTGCAGATGACGGCTTCCTCAAGGGTGATGTCGCCCCTGGTGGGCGGTATATGCCGGAGGATGGCGTTCAGAGAGGCGCCGTTAGTCTGATGAGCTGGGTCGTTGGCGATGTCCTGACACCAGGCTGGGAGAGTAAGAAAGAGGTGCCTCGCGTCAAGCTGAGCGAAGCAAAGGGACTTGTTCAGATTCCTAGTCTTCCGCTTGCCTGGAGAGACGCCCAGATTCTGTTACAGCACCTCCAAGGTTTCGGACAAAAAGTACCGGATGCCTGGAAGGGCGGCGTTCCTGAAGTGGGCGAGTGGTGGACCGGAAACTCTTCGTCGCCGATTGTTCGTCTGAAGAATGAGCAGGATGAAAATGAGAAGCAGCCCATTTGGAACGTGTACGGAAAGATTACAGGTATGGAGCAGTCGGCGAAATCGATCATCCTGGGTAACCACCGAGATGCGTGGTCGTTTGGTGCGACGGATCCGCACACGGGCACGGCCATCATGATTGAAATGGCACGCATCTTTGGCGACCTGGTTGGCCGGGGCTGGAGACCTCTTCGTTCTATCGAGTTTATGTCGTGGGATGCCGAGGAGTATAACCTCATCGGATCTACCGAGTTTGTCGAGAAGAATGTGGATTCCCTGCGTGAGAATGCCTTTGCCTACATCAACTTGGATACTGTTGTATCGGGGCCTGAATTCCGTGCCTCGGGCTCTCCTCCGCTTCAAAAGAGCCTGTTTCGCGCCATGAACCGAGTGACTGACCCGAACTTCAACACGACTCTCAAGGATCTTTGGGACCGCCGCGGTGCTAAACTTGAGGGCTTGGGAGCAGGTAGCGATTACGTCGCTTTCCAGGATATTGCCGGGACAAGCTCGATTGACCTGGAGTTTGGTGGCGAGCCATTCCCTTACCACTCCAGCTACGACAACTTTGAACTGATGGAGCAGGTCATTGATCCTGACTTTACTTATCACGGTTTGCTGGCTCAAGTTgtcggcctcctcctcctcgacctGGCTGATAGACCTATTCTTCCCTTTGACATGGTCAACTACGGCCGAAATCTCCAGGCCTGGATTGGGGATTTGGAATCgtgggcgaagaaggaggaagagaagaagaacaagaaggatGTTTTGAAATTCGAAGACCTCAAGGATGCGGCCGCTACGGTCTCTGCAAAGGCAGAGCAATTCTCGAAGTGGGAGGCTGAGTGGGACCGCATGGTTCACAGAAGCGGAGGGTGGGAGACGCAAGAGCTGGGCGGAAAGCGGATTGCGTATAACAACAAGATGGGTTACTTTGAGTCGATGCTGTTGGACTTGGAGTTTGGCGGCGGT ATCCCTAATCGCACACAGTTCAAGCACGTCGTGTATGGCCCGCAACTGTGGTCTGGCTACGACGAGGCCTTTTTCCCTGCGATCCGCGACCTTGTCGATGCGGAACTTTGGGACGGGGCTAATTCTTATATCAACAAGACGGcgactttgatgatggaagcgGCATCGATTTTGGTGATATAA